The genomic DNA TCACTATTAAAGGGAACAAAAATTGTTTttgaaaaaatgtgaaaatgttccaTGATGTCTTCGTCAAATTTCTCTTTTACCAACAATTTAAAGAGATGTTAATTATTACAATACATTCAATTGTAATTTTTGATGTAAACTTCTCCACAGCTTTGAAGGTCTTTGACACGTTctgtatttatgtttttgtaCGTTTTCAAGTTAATTAGCTGATCACTAACACATTTATACTATAGAATTTTGCTTGAAGAGCAGATAATTAGTGCATGTCTCTTCCACCACTTTAGTGAATTCATACATTCTCCCACTTTACAGGTGCAGTGATGGGGAGTAGTAAGTCCAATTCAATTTTTGTAAAATGAGCAATTGAACAATAAATGGATGGTATTTAATGTTTAGCAAAACaatattgaaaataaaaccagaaaaactGGACACAATATTTAACCCAAAACCTTCAAATACAAATTTGCTGGTTGTCTGACCTTTGTCCCAATTTGATTAACATATTTTATCTTTTTAGCATTTTCTCAGCCATGGAGGGAAATGCCAAAGTGAGTAACAAATCTGAGTGTTGATGCAGTTTCTCAGTTAAACTGACTGTTTTTAAGAAGCTCAAATAAAAATTTGTATCAAATGCAGGAACAACAGAGGAAATCTGGACTATGTGAAAAAGTACCAACCCAGAAACGTTGACGTCCAACATCTCAGAGTTTTGCTGCATGGACCAGTTGGTGCTGGAAAGTCCAGTTTCATCAACTCTGTTGACAGTGTTTTACAAGGTGAAATCACTGGCCGAGCTCTCACAGATGGAAATCTGGTTGAAGGCAGCTTCACCAAGAAAGTAAGAAGATTAAAGAATGACTTGAACTAACTTTAACAATCTAACAGAATTTTTACAAAACACTGAATCTCTTTCACCCCAAAATACTGAatattttccatgttttgtttACAATGgagtttaaattttaaaaacatgttcatAAGTGTGTCAGGATGATAGTCAGTAATATAACGTGTATAATGAAAAATATGGGCAACACTCAACAACTGAGACGTGGTCTAAAATTTTCATCTGTAAACAATGAATATTAATCTTTTTGTGTGTCTCTGACTTTTGTGCTTGTGTTCTGATGCATAACCAAAGGTAAGATCATCAAAAGGGAGATTTCAATATGAGAAGTAAGATAAAGATACAAtcaaaatggaaatgtttaaaaGGATTTGCTGTCCAAAATTCCAGGAAATGGAGTCCAACTAGAACACAGGAGACAATTAGACCCAGGAGAGAtgagaaacagacaaaacaggagaagagacaaagcaacaaagacacacagacagatctCAGAGtttgtgtgttcatgtttgATATAATAGCAACGTTAACTGGAGATTCTTTTTTACAGTACAAAAACTACAAAATCACTCGACAGTCTGATCCAAACAGCCATTATTGCGTCTCTTTTAATGACATCGTCGGCCTTGAGGAAAACAGAGGAGTTCatgttgatgacatcatcctggCCCTAAAAGGACACGTGAGAGATGGTTATAAGGTACAATCACCTCATATTTGATATCAGTCATCTTTCATATATCAGTTGTATCACTGAAACTCACCAAAGTGCATCAGGTACATTTTGTAGTGAACTACTGATGACTTTTAGGTTCAAATGTTTTCCTGGTCACACAGCATTGTTTATGAGAAGAAAAGAAGTAATTGTGTTATTTTCCAGTTCAATCCATTATCTCCTCTaaatgaaggtgatgaaggttaCAACCCCTCCCCCAATCTGCAAGACCGAGTCCACGTCCTGGTTTCTGTCATTCCTGCTGATGGTGCAGTTATGATAACTGATGAAATGGTGAATAAGATGAGAAAGATCAGAAGAGCTGCAAGTGACATGGGTGAGTCTCAGTGTGGTGTTGAtttcagatttcctttttaCCAGAGGAAATGTGATCATTCATCACCTCAGTAATGACCCTGACTGGTCTGACACCTGTAAATCCATGTTGGCTATTCAGAGCTAGAAATGCTCTGGATTAATAATCTACAGACTCAGTGTTGAACAACACActtcatttgtgttttgttcAGGAATCCCACAGCTGGCCATTATCACTAAAGGTGACAAAGCCTGTCCAGCTGTGAAAGACAAGGTGGAAAATCTTTACAAGAGCAAATACCTGAAGCAAAAGGTGATTTAATTGATGATTTCTGGACTATCTTTGGTTGTTTATGATGTTAGATGACATGtttgaaatgtaatttttgCACTTCAGGTTGATGAATTGTGTGTCACCGTGGGGATTCCACTCAACTGCATCTTTCTGGTGAAGAACTATGATACAGTAACCAACATCAAAGATAATGTTGATGCACCAATTCTCTGTGCACTGAGACAGATCATCAGCTTTGGAGAAAGGTTCCTCAATGACCAACAAAATAACATGTAACATCATTTAAACTAATCAAAACcctgacattaatatttttatgGTACAATTAATACAAAGTCACATTGCatgaataaaaataacattatGAAGTGATTGAAATGAAGGCTAAAAATCTTTTTGCAATAACGTATTATCTAAGAAACAATATATGCAATTAACAGCATGTTTAAATCTTGAGTGTACtggattgatttatttttttgtatcatttggcaatggtaagaaaataaaagctttttgagGCTCCAGGCCCTATCTTCTCCACTTTCTTCGACGTTTAATTTAGATTCCACATACAGTGTCTTTCACCAGGCTCATCCATGCATACAAGGGGTGTTTGCAAGCATGTTTTAGAGATATTATGATGCTATCAGTTTCTCTCGATAAGCATGACCCCGAGACAAATAACGGTGGGATGGAGTAAATTCCCTTTTAAGAGGAAAATACCTTAAGCAGGTCCAGGGTAATATGAGGAGACCCTCCCGCTGATGGCTGGttggaaaaaggaggagaaagtaaGGTgagagtgacagcagcaggagagaaggagatgaTGTACAACAATCAACCTTGACAGTGTCAAGCCTCAAATACAGTGTTGATCCACCAACAGTCTGTTCACTGGGAAAACTGTCTCATCGATTACAAAAGTATGCAGTTTGAGTTGGACATTTACCTCCTTGTAAAGAACCAGGCTCACTCCAACAGAGAAGCTTTTCAACAAGGATACCCTGGACTTCTTTTGATATTGGATATGCAGAGCACTTATAGATAAGTCCTTGCtattctgtaaaatatgtttctGTTCATAGCTGCAGTCACTTGAAGAAAGGAGCCATCTTTTTCAGAGGCCTTATTTCCTTTTCTGTGCTCCAAATTACTTTTTTTAACTATGAAAAATTGGTTTCCAAATAGGTTTTTCTTACCTTTTAGGGTGTTTACAAAGTTGTTATCTTGCTATCTTATCCAGCACTTAATTTAACAATTACTGTATTTTGATGAAAACATGTAGAGTAAAAGTTTGATCTCACCTTAGTTGTGGCACATTGAGAGAAAGGACACAGAGACCTTGTTGACTTTGTGGGTTTGCCAGTGTACTTTTGCAGGGGCCAAGTaaacaaatgttttaatttcattttgaatatgtcataaaattaaaattagcTTGAACTGACTAATAAAAATAAGATCAGGAAACCAATTATAgaaaccttgtttttctttttaatttatttaatattgtagcgtgttggggagggtcagagtgggcaattcccagcatgctttgtagcagtgtgttctgtgggttcaggtttgtgttaaccctgtttttatttgttttaaatgttctccTTTGTGactttcaatgttaatgttctatttattgagttctggtcgttaatgtgtttaattactgttttaattattgtttgcacTTGGACACCATAAGCGAAGTTATGTATGTACCTGGACTGTACTCTGAATGACACCCCATGCAGAGCCCTGGTGGATACGGGGTCCACCATTTTGCTGGTCCGGCCTGGAACGCTACCTGGTACAGAGGGCCCGAGACCGCGGGGTTGGAAACCCACTAAGCTTTGTATAGCCACAGTCACCGGTAAGCGCGCCAGAATGCGGGGCGAAGGATCTCTCCAGGTATGTGTTGCTAATCGCACAATTGATCACGAGTTCTTGCTGGCCAACATACAAGACCCCTGCATCATCGGCTGGATCTGCTAGCCAAGTGGGAGGCTGTGGTCGACCTTCCCAGGACTACACTTTACCTGGGTTCTGAGGCCGTTACGCTTCACCCTACCTGTGAGAAGGGACTGAGACAAGCGCCCTCTCCACAGCCAAGCACTCGGGTCCCCTCCATGCAACCACCACCAGCCAGAGTCAAGGGAGCGTCCACATCATCATTGCCACCCCAAGTGCCATCAGGTGAGACTAAGCAAGCTGTTGATGACCTGTACCTGAGAAGTTGTGAGGGCCTACAGGCGGACCAGACATGCAAGCTTCGGGAGCTGCTGGAGCGGTTCGCCGACATCTTTGCAGCCAGGGATGAGGACTGTACACACACGAGTCTGGTACAACATGAGATCAACACTGGTGATGCTCACCCCATCCGTGTCCGCCCCCGTCGCCTGCCGCTGGCCAAGCAGACTGCAGCTAAAGAAAAGATCAAAGAGATGGTAGGTGCAGGCATCATCGAACCCTCCAGTAGCCCTTGGGCATCTCCCGCTGTCCTGGTAAGGAAAAAAGATGACACTTGGCGGTTCTGTGTTGACTATCGCCACCTTAACGATGTCACCCTCAACGACTCCTATCCACTACCCCGTGTGGATGATGCCCTTGATTACATCGCAGGGTCCTGCTGGTTCAGCTCCCTTGATCTTCGCAGCGGCTATTGGCAGGTGGAGTTGGCACCGGATGCACGCCCAAAGACCGCCTTTTCCATTGGCCAGGGGCTGTGGCAATTTAAAGTCATGCCTTTCGGCCTCTGCAATGCTCTGGCCACCTTCGAGCGCCTTATGGAGAGGGTCCTGGCTGGAATTCCTCGAAGTCACTGTGTCGTCTACTTGGATGACCTCCTCTCCCACGCTGCTGATTTCGAGAGTGCTGTGACCAACTTGGAGGTGGTCTTCCACGCCATTCGCCGGGCTGGGCTGCGTCTCCATCCTAAGAAGTGTCACCTTTTCCGACGAGAGACATCCTTCTTGGGCCATGTCGTCAGTGCAGCAGGAGTGTCTACTGACCCTGCTAAGGTAGCCGCTGTGAGAGACTTGCCTGTCCCCCAAAATGTTGGACAACTGCGGAGCTTCCTGGGTCTGGCCTCCTACTATCGACGGTTCGTCAAGGACTTCGCCACCATTGCCAGCCCACTACATCGGCTGACCCAGAAAGGCCAAGTCTTTCAGTGGAGTGAGGACTGTGCTGACGCCTTCGAGCAGCTCCGCTCAGCACTTGTTGGGGCCCCCGTATTGTCCTATCCAGATCCCCAACTACCATTCATTGTGGATACCGACGCCAGCAATGTGGGACTTGGAGCCGTGCTGTCCCAGGAGGGAGAGAATGGTGAGCAGGTCATCGCGTACTACAGTCGCTCCCTCAACCAACCAGAGAGGAATTATTGTGTCACTCATCGAGAACTGCTGGCTGTCGTCCTCGGGCTCCGTCACTTCAGGCCATACCTTTACGGGAGAAGATTTCTCCTGCGCACCGATCATGCCTCTCTCACATGGCTATTAAACTTTAAGGAGCCAGAGGGACAGCTTGCACGATGGTTAGAGACGCTACAGGATTACGACTTCGAAATCCGCCACCGGCCTGGCTGTCATCATGCCAATGCAGATGCTTTGTCCCGACGCCCTTGTGAAATGGAACAGTGTTGGTACTGCCAGCGTGTGGAGGACCGAGGTACCGCGAACCCACCGGTATCCGCCCTGCAACCCCTCCCCTTGGATGACGAGAGTGGGCCCCAGGTCTCAGCCCAAACAACAGCTGTCAATGATGGTTTGGAAACCGTcgatctccagcagctccagcttgACCAGAGCCAAGACCCTGTCCTCTCTCGGGTCCAAGATTGATAGAGACCGGCCAACGGCCAGCATGGAATATAGTGTCAGCACTGGACCCTGAGACCAAGGCTCTCTATTCCCAGTGGACCAGCCTCATCATTCGTGATGGCCTCCTCCATCGTCGTTGGCAGACCCCTGGGGGCCACCGAGATATCTTCCAGCTCCTGGTCCCCCGCCAACTACGCCCCAGGGTCCTTCAGCTTGTCCATGGCTCAGTGGGGGCAGCTCACTTTGGAGTAACCAAGACTCTACACCGGCTTAGGTCACGCTTCTACTGGCCGGGGTGTCGTCAGGACGTAGAGCTCTACGTTCATCGGTGTGACCCTTGCACTGTCCAGAAGGGACCGACTCGGCGTTCGCACGCTCCCCTGCAGCAGTACCAGGTGGGGGCCCCAAtggagtgtgtgggtgtagaCATCCTGGGCCCCTTTCCTACCACTGACCAAGGGAACCGCTATGTCCTTGTGGCCATGGACTACTTTACCAAGTGGCCTGAGGCGTATGCCGTTCCTGATCAGAGCGCATCCACCACCGCTGAGCACCTGGTCAATGAGATGTTCTGCCGCTTTGGTGTGCCAGAGGAACTGCACAGTGACCAGGGTCGCAACTTTGAAGCAAAAGTGTTCAGTGAGGTCTGCCGGAGGCTCGGCATCAAGAAGACCCGGACCACACcattacatccccagagcgatGGACTGGTCGAacgcttcaaccacaccctggCCACCCAGCTTGCAATCCTGACCATCTCATTGTAGAGGACAAGACCTTGCCCCTGGGGAGCAGGTATGGGTATACAGCCCTGAGAGGAAGAAGGGCCTTTCCCCTAAAATGATGGGCCAGTGGGTGGGACCTTGTACGGTGCTCGAGAGACTGTCAGATGTGGTGTACCGGGTGCGGCTAGTCAAAAGGAACTATGTGGTGGTGCTCCACCGTGACAGGCTCGCACCCTATCGCCATTTGGCCCAATCTGGGGTCTGAGGACCAGCCCACTCACTCGCCCACTCCACCTCCTGGAACCACCACTGGGCTTTCCGAGAACACACGGCGACAGCGCCGGCTCCCTCACCACCTCAGGGACTTTGTCATGGGTTGCTGGGGACAGCTAACCACCTAGGTGGGGgcagtgtagcgtgttggggagggtcagagtgggcaattcccagcatgctttgtagcagtgtgttctgtgggttcaggtttgtgttaaccctgtttttatttgttttaaatgttctccTTTGTGactttcaatgttaatgttctatttattgagttctggtcgttaatgtgtttaattactgttttaattattgtttgcacTTGGACACCATAAGCGAAGTTATGTGTGTCATTGAAGACTTCCCTTTGTTCGTGTGTTTTCTGGgtgtgtttaataaagtggCTCTTTCTGCTATTGAATAGCAGAAtaagctggcagaagtctgtgtCTGAGTTCTTCCGGAACCCGAGCTCGCCACAATATTGTCTTcaacttgcaaaaaaaaaaaaaacttcctgcCTCACAAAATTCTGAAAAGGAATCAAAAGTGAAAGCAAAATTTCACCGAGTTGTACCGTTAAAATCGTTGTGTGGATCAGTCGCCCTTTACAAAGGAATAAAGGTAAGGGCtctagtttttctttttagacAACGTGTATGGACAAAGGTCACCAAAATGTTGATCTAATCTTTTCCAAAGGCTTTTAGGTGTTTggaaaactttttaaaaaaaattagaacTGGGTTACCAAAAAACGGTTCACCACAATCCGAATAAATGGTTCGCTAAAAATCGGTCTTTTGATATAATTTGTTTTTTCATCTTTGGTGCAGAGATCAGCGCGGTATTCGCCCAGCGAGTCTCGCTCGAATACGTCGCTGAAGGCATCGTCAGCGACTTCAAAAGCTGATGTCGGGACGTAAATTGAATTTAACAAACACGAGGAAAAGCACAagctggaaaaaacaaacaacaacaacatcaaaaaTCGACATTCAAGACATCTTACATCACGCAAGACTAGCTTTGTTGATACCAAGGCTGCTTCTCTGCAccacacaataaaacaaaaataagttGTACTAAAAGATCGATTTGGAGGTTTAAAAGTTGATAGCAAAGCATTTATAGGTCGATGAAGTGATTTTTCTTTACCCATACCTTCTGCAAATTAATCAACTgattttttaaacacaattaaaaagcagaaagGAGCAGATTATTTGTGCATGTCGTTCAACCACTTAATATAGTCTCTCAATTTACAGGTGCCGTGATGGGACAAAGTAAGTCTATTTCCAAATAGAAAGCCCAAAAGAGAGAATATTAACTGGATATTGTTTGATGTTTAGCAAAACAATCACGGAAAACTACACATAAGATTTAACTCACCGACCACAAATAAAATTTTGCCTGATGTTCGtttaaacaaacaggtttgGTCACTTCGCCATGGAGGGAAATGCCAACGTGAGTAGCAAATCTGAGTGTTGATGCAGTTTCACAGTTAAACTGACTGTTTTTAAGAAGCTCAAATAAAAATTTGTATCAAATGCAGGAACAACAGAGAAAATCTCAGCTTTGTCAAACATTATGAACCTAAAAACACTGACGTCCAACATCTCAGAGTTTTGGTGCATGGACCAGTTGGTGCTGGAAAGTCCAGTTTCATCAATTCTGTTGACACTGTTTTACGACGTAAAATCACTGGCCGAGCTCTCGCAGATGGAAATCTGGTTGAAGGCAGCTTCACCAAGAAAGTAAGAAGATCAAAGAATGACTACGATAAGCTTTATCAATTTAACAGTTTCAAatagaaaatgaaggaaacagaTAAAATACAAATCTACTGATTACAACAATTCTTTTCATTTAAGTTTATTGAGAAAGATCAGTTGAGAACATCAGCTAAAATCAAGGCCAAGACTGGAAACTTAAATGAAGACACAAACTCAGGATTGTTGCTTTCTGAAGGAAAGACTCACACTCTTCCTCTGGAAACCACTTTGGTTTGAAACGTTCTCCTGTGTGAACAACATTCAGGCTCCCAACAGATGAGAAAAGAATTGTGCTTCAGCTCCGCTGGTGTGTGAGAACAAGCTGCAACAACTCCAAAGCAGGGCTGTTAGAAAAGAAGAACTTCATTTTACTGTCTCGTCCGTGAAAGAGACAACAGATTTCTCTGTCACTGCTGAGTCTGTAATTTAGCCTGAAACCCCAGAAAAGATGAGGGACAAGTTGATCTGTGTGATCCAGTTTGATACAATAACATTAACTGGAGATTCTTTTTTATAGTACGAAAACTACAGATTCACTCGACAGTCAGATCCAAACAGCCATTATTGCATCTCTATTAATGACATCGTCGGCCTTGAGGAAGGTAGAGGAGCTCatgttgatgacatcatcctggCCCTAAAAGGACACGTGAGAGATGGTTATGAGGTACAATCACCTCATATTTGATATCTGAACATTTTAGAGCTGAATATGTTTTCTCTTAAAAACACAGTAAGTAATTGTGTTATTTTCCAGTTCAGTCCATCATCTCCTCTGAAAGAAGGTGATGAAGGTTAcaacccctcccccactctgCAAGACCGAGTCCAC from Takifugu rubripes chromosome 5, fTakRub1.2, whole genome shotgun sequence includes the following:
- the LOC101065512 gene encoding interferon-induced protein 44-like, whose amino-acid sequence is MGSTFSQPWREMPKNNRGNLDYVKKYQPRNVDVQHLRVLLHGPVGAGKSSFINSVDSVLQGEITGRALTDGNLVEGSFTKKYKNYKITRQSDPNSHYCVSFNDIVGLEENRGVHVDDIILALKGHVRDGYKFNPLSPLNEGDEGYNPSPNLQDRVHVLVSVIPADGAVMITDEMVNKMRKIRRAASDMGIPQLAIITKGDKACPAVKDKVENLYKSKYLKQKVDELCVTVGIPLNCIFLVKNYDTVTNIKDNVDAPILCALRQIISFGERFLNDQQNNM